The genomic interval TTGTGGGGCTGTATTATGTTTTTCATGTTGTATTTGGCCTGGGAGGGTGAGTGTGGTGGCCACAAGTGGTTGTCGTCAGTCCACTGAGGCTCCTGTGTTGGTGGGTGCCTGTGAAGACCCACATTTGTCCCACAGTGTCCCCCAAGTGGTGATATAGGGGGTgtgttatgtttttttttaatttaatcccaaataaatattatatttcttACTTGCTGGGTGCTGGAGTGCAGCCATGGGATGGGCATGTCTGCGGTGAGGGTTTGGGTGGGGGGAAGGAGCCTGGGGAGTGGGGTGTGACCGTGGCCACCAGGTCACCACAGGGGGTGGCACTCAGTGGGGGTGAGCTATGACAATGTGGGGACATTGGcgtgggaagcagcagagaccCCATCCAGGTGTGGGGACATGGTGCTATCAAAGGccatggcagcactgctggcacctgtcccctctcccaccctgcGGCACCTGCAGGGTTGTGCCTGGTCTTGGCCATGTCAAGCAGGAGATAGGAAAACCTTGCCCTGAGAGGGGTCCGTGGGTGGGTCTGTGTCCTGGGGCAGTTGGTGCTCAAGGCTGgggtgcagcagggctgcccagcaccccacagAGAGCAGTGGGGCTGAGGCACTGCCCACTAGCCATGCACCAAGAGGGACCCTGCCCATTCCCAGAGCAGGGCCAGCTGTCTCTGCCatggcccatcctggtgccAGCACACGATGGGCAGATGTGGCCATTCCCAGGCAGGTCAGGGAGTGTGATAAGATGGGGCAATGGGGCTAAGGAGCCCCCACCCCTCAGCGTGAGAGAGTCCCCACATGGCAGAGAAGCCACTCCAAGGTCCCCAGGCCCTATAAGAAGGGTGAGCAGCTCCAGTGCAGCACCTTTGCTCAAGCACAGCCATGCTGGGAGCCGTCTGTCTCGTCCTGCTGCTGGGCTATGGTGAGtacaggagaagggaagaagatggggcagagggagaaggggacCCTGGTGCCTGCCATGaccctgggcacaggcacaggcagcctCTGATGTCCCTTTTCCGGGTGTCACAGCCTATGGATGCGGCCAGCCGGCCGTGCCACCACAGCTGGGTGCCCGTGTGGTGGGTGGTGAAGACGCCGTAGCCCACAGCTGGCCCTGGCAGGtaaggagggcacagggacagggatggggacaaggaGGGGGATGTTCCTGCTCTGACCCTGTGTCTGCTGTCACAGATCTCACTGCAGTACAAAAGCTATGGATCTTGGCATCACACCTGCGGTGGGACCCTCATTGCCCCCCAGTGGGTGCTGACGGCTGCCCACTGCATCAGGTGGGTGTCAGGGTGCTGGGGAGGTCTGTGCATGGAGGTAAGACATTTGTGAGGACTGACACCctgctttttccctgggcagctcttcCATGACATACCGTGTGGTGCTGGGCAAGCAGGACCTGTCGGTGGAGGATGAGCCTGGCTCAGTGGCCGTGGGTGTGGAGAAGATGATCGTCCATGAGAAGTGGAACTCCTTCCTCATCATGTAGGAGATGGGATGTGTCAGGGATGGGTGGAGGGTGTTGCTGCCAGGGATCCCATCCCCACAGCCAGGGATGGTCCTCATGCCTCATCTGTTCGCACAGCAACGACATTGCCCTGATCAAGCTGGAAGAAGCAGTTCAGGAGAGTGACACCATCcgtgctgcctgcctgccagaTGCTGACAAGATCCTGCCCAACGACTACCCCTGCTATGTCACTGGCTGGGGACGCATCAGGAGTAAGCAGGGAGACCCCAGAGGGTCCCTGGGAGGGGgtgcaggcacagggtgtgagaTACGAGGTGTGACTGTCATTGCAGCCAACGGGCCCCTGGCTGATGTCCTgcagcaggctctgctgcccGTGGTGGATTACGAGATCTGCTCCCAGAGGGACTGGTGGGGCAGCAACGTGCGCACCACCATGGTGTGTGCCGGCGGTGACGGCGTCGTCTCTGGATGCAACGTGAGTGCCGGCACCGCGGGGCGGGGGTGGGTGCTGAGCGCTGCAGGAccgtggcactgggaggggaggggatggagccCTGGTGGTGGATGGCcaggagggaggtgggggtTCACCAGCAGGGTGTCCAGGAGCGGGGGGGATGGAACATGCACCTCTCCATGCAGGGGGACTCCGGTGGCCCCCTGAACTGCCAGCGTGATGACGGGATCTGGGAGGTGGACGGCATCGTCAGCTTCGGCTCCGGGCTGAGCTGcaacatgaaaaagaaaccaacagtTTTCACCCGGGTGTCTGCCTACATCGACTGGGTCAACGAGGTGGGTGCCCCTTCCTCTGCCCCCTCACAGGGATTGGCCAGGATGCCCGTGCCCTGCCAGGGGTCTCACTGTGAGCCCCCCTGTGTCTTGTCTTTTGCAGAAAATGAGCTCCAACTGAGGACGCAGCGTGTGGAGATACAAGTGTTGAGTTTGATAAAAGCAAAAGTGCTGAACTGGTCTCGTGTGCCACACTGGTTATTTCGGGGGGATGTGGTGGAGCTGGGGGCAGACACCCAGTGCTGGGTCTGGTGATGTTGGGGTCCTGCTTATGTGCTGGGGAAGGTGTCCTTGTtgtgcagtggggctgggcagggccctGGGAAGGGTGAGGTGGGCAGGGCCCTGGGAAGGGTGAGGTGGGCAGACCTCCCACAAGGTGCTCCCAGTTGCAGGGAAGAGCCGTGGCTGAGCCAAAGGGCTCGAGGCTTGGCTGGTGGTTTCATGGAAGGGGGGCTGGGGTCTGTCCAGGTGGTTCAGGGGGACTCCAGGGAACCCAGCTGAGTCTTGGGGGGAGATCTAGGACACCTGGTAGATCCCAGGATCCTTTAGAGGACCTGACTTGCACTGGGCTAGATGAGGGCAGCTGAATTTTAAGAGGGGTCTTGAGGGATCTGGGTTGGCCCTGGGGGATGTGAGGGGGGCTGATTGTTTTGGaaggcactggatgagcttgaAGGAGCTCTGTTGGAGCCAGagcccctgggaaaaggtgggtGGTGAGGACCTGGCAGGATGGCAGGTTCATCCCAGGTGTGGGATTCCTGGGaggagccagggctgccccGGAGGAGATGGGGGGgattttccagaaaaaaggCAGGTGTGTTGGTGGGAGTGGGTGTGAAGGGGCTGCCCAAGAGATGTAGGTGGGTTGGTGCTGCACTGTGAGCCCCCGAGCAGAGCCTCTCTCTGTGCCATCTTCCCATCGTGGTTGTTGGAGTCCAGCCAGGATCTTCACagtgggaggagaaggagaacgagcagggatggatggcagTGCCCCAGGCTCAGCAGGGAGGGTGTGATGGATGGTGCCTGGTTCAGGAGCTGTGCAGCCACTGGAGCAGCGAGTGGCACCATCACCAGACCAGCGAGTGGCACTGTCACCAGACCAGCGAGTGGCACCGTCACCAGACCAGCGAGTGGCACCATCACCAGACCAGCGAGTGGCACCGTCACCAGACCAGCGAGTGGCACCGTCACCAGACCAGTGAGTGGCACCGTCACCAGACCAGCGAGTGGCACTGTCACCAGACCAGCGAGTGGCACCGTCACCAGACCAGCGAGTGGCACCATCACCAGACCAGCGAGCAGCACTGACACCTGCACTGGGTCTCAGGAGCACGGGCATGAGCCACTCAGGGTCCCTCTGGGGACCCTGTGGAACGTGCCAGCCTAGACAGGGGTTTGGTGGGAGGAGAGGGGTGTGGAGTGGGAAATGGTTTGGAGGGTCAGGGAATGTGCTACGGCAAAGGGTCTCTGGATGGATCACCCCAAAGGGAATTAAAGGCCTGTCACAGGATGTTGTGTGGTGTggatgctctgtgtgtgctgccaacGGGGCTGGGTGGATGGGGCACTGGCGTGGGGGTGGCTATGGGGTCTGTGCTGCCCCAAATGGAGAGCCCCAGGCTGTCTGTGTGAGGCTGAGCAGTGCaagctgccccttcccctgtgtgtgcacccagctgtgccctggggacgGTTattggggctgggggctgcaggaccTTGGTGCCCCAGCCTGTTGTACCACCATGTGCTGTCATCTCACTGCTGTGTGTGTACCTGGGCATTGTGGTCCCTCCTCAGAGCTGGTCTGGTGggcacaggagcccagggaaAGTTCCCAGGGTGCCACAAGCCTCCGTGCTGGGGCATCAGTACCCAGAGGACCAAGTCCCACACAGCCAGCCATGGCCACTCCCCTGCACTGTGTATCAACCCAGTAACCAACGTCACCTCACACAGGAGGTGGTGGAGAGTTGTGgtccctctgggtgaagaacctttttgtaatacccagtccctcccctggcacagctccagctgtgccctcaattcctgtcactggtcacagagaACTGAGATCTGTCCTGCCCCttgtgaggaagctgcagaccaCACTGAGggctcccctcagcctcctcttcctcaggctgagCAAACCTGGTGATTTCAGCCACCCTTGGATGGTTTCATTGTGAGTGGTGACCTCCTCACCTGAACTACTTTTAGTCTTTAAGGCTGTGTAGAGTTTAACACATACACATTATATTTACATGTTAATTGTCTGTCAGTTATTGTTATATTTGGTTAATACAATTTATAATTGACACATTAAATCTACAAGTTAACCTCAAAAAGAGTTCActtaaatttgatttttgttaGTTTTAAATGTGTAACACCTTTATAGGCTTTATAGGATGTGTCCATCCTGTAAGCATTTAACAGTATGGAGGAATAAAGGGAAGTTTAAGAGAATACAGAGAACTTTTGTGAAGTTTATAACTTTTACTTCACTGTTGAAATCTGTAAGTATTCATACACTCATATAAAAATTACATGTCAAAAGCCATTTTTACCCAATCCTGGGAATGGGAGCTCAGGGACACCCCATGAGACAGGGACAGACCCCCTGACACTGAGCAGCACCCTCAGCTGATGGGACAGAGCCTTGGGCAAGCAGGACCCCACAGCACATGGTGCCAGTCCATGTCCTGGACTCTCCTCATGGGCATCCAGCACTGCAAgatggggagaagggagagagatgAGCAACAGGGTCCATGGGATAAACCCAAAAGAGCAtcctcccaccctccctgaGCCCCAGGGTCCTCCAGCTTCACCACACCCCTCACCCCATTCCTGTGCCACCAGAatgttcctgctctgctttcacCTCCAAACAAGGATGTCCCAGGAAGGGATGAGCCATTGCAGTCTGTGCCATGGAATAAGGAAAGGGACAAGGCTGAGCAATCTCTCCACAAAGTCACCCACCAGACCCCAGCACCTGCACCCCAGACAGGGTGACCATAGCACACCCCAATCCCAGTGCTCCCTTGGTGGAAGAATTGGGGAAATAAACACAGGGAGGAGTGCAGGGTCACCTTTCCCAAAGGAGAACAGGTCCAGTGGAGGTGGGATCAGCCCTGGCATCACCTGTACACTCAGGTGCTCTGTGCAAAAGGGATCAGGACAGGACTGGGCTCTTCAGCACTCCACGccacagtgggatggggaagggctgcaggagaGGGGTCAGCCATGGCACTGAGCTCTCACAAACCCCTGGCACAGGAAAAGCCATCCCAGATACATCCTGGCTCCTGCCAGACCTCCTTTGGGGTGCTCAGGGTGGGTCAGTGTGGCAGAAGTACCCACACCTGTCCAGGTGCTCACTCCCAGCCACTCatgggcacaggctgcccaccactgcccaccactgccctgggacaccAACAACCagcttaaaaaaaggaaaaaaaacttgaaatgAGCTTCTGCAGCTGCAAACCATAAACACAGCAATCTAAAATAACAACACAAGGCAAAGGAAAAGCCCCCCAAAACTTCACATGTGCACACCTCCAGTCATTCCCAACTACTGCAGGTGCCACTGGTATCCAAGATGATGCCATAGCCAAGGCACAGCCAGGACTCTGCACCCAAACATGCCAAGGATGGGTACATACAGTGAACCTCCACTGATAGGGACCCACAGGCACCTCCTGATAAGTACCCCAGGAAAGGGAACACCTTCTCTCTGGGGGCTGGTGAGGTGGGTCTGTGTCCTGGGGCAGTTGGTGCTAAAGGTTGgggtgcagcagggctgcccagcaccccacagAGAGCATTGGGGCTGAGGCACTGCCCACTAGCCATGCCCCAAGGGGGACCCTGCCCATTCCCAGAGCAGGGCCAGCTGTCTCTGCCatggcccatcctggtgccAGCACACGATGGGCAGATGTGGCCATTCCCAGGCAGGTCAGGGAGTGTGATAAGATGGAGCAATGGGGCTAAGGAGCCTCCACCCCCTCAGCGTGAGAGAGtccccacatggcagcagcaggagaagccaCTCCAAGGTCCCCAGGCCCTATAAGAAGGGTGAGCAGCCCCAGTGCAGCACCTTTGCTCAAGCACAGCCATGCTGGGAGCCGTCTGTCTCGTCCTGCTGCTGGGCTATGGTGAGtacaggagaagggaagaagatggggcagagggagaaggggacCCTGGTGCCTGCCATGACCCTGGGCACGGGCACAGGCAGCCTCTGATGTCCCTTTTCCGGGTGTCACAGCCTATGGATGCGGCCAGCCGGCCGTGCCACCACAGCTGGGTGCCCGTGTGGTGGGTGGTGAAGACGCCGTAGCCCACAGCTGGCCCTGGCAGGtaaggagggcacagggacagggatggggacaaggaGGGGCATGTTCCTGCTCTGACCCTGTGTCTGCTGTCACAGATCTCACTGCAGTACAGTCGCTCTGGGTCTTGGCATCACACCTGCGGTGGGACCCTCATTGCCCCCCAGTGGGTGCTGACGGCCGCCCACTGCATCAGGTGGGTGTCAGGGTGCTGGGGAGGTCTGTGCATGGAGGTCAGACATTTGTGAGGACTGACACCctgctttttccctgggcagctcttcCAAGACATACCGTGTGGTGCTGGGCAAGCAGGACCTGTTGACAGATGACGAGCCGGGTGCAGTGGCCGTGGGTGTGGAGAAGACTATTGTCCATGAGAAGTGGAACTCCTTCCTTGTCCTGTAGGAACAGGATATGTCAGGGGTGGGTCAAGAAGGCATCGCAGCTGAGGATCTCTGTCCTCACATTTCATGTCTCCCTGCAGCAATGACATTGCTCTGGTCAAGCTGGAAGAAGCAGTTCAGGAGAGTGACACCATCcgtgctgcctgcctgccagaTGCTGACAAGATCCTGCCCAACGACTACCCCTGCTACGTCACTGGCTGGGGACGCCTCAGGAGTAAGCAGGGGATTGCCAAGGGGTCCCCAGTGAGGTGGTGTGGGCACAGTGTGTGAGGTGTGACTGTCATTGCAGCCAACGGGCCCCTGGCTGATGTCCTgcagcaggctctgctgcccGTGGTGGACTATGAGACCTGCTCCAAGTGGGATTGGTGGGGAGCCCTTGTGCGCACCACCATGGTGTGTGCCGGCGGTGACGGCGTCGTCTCTGGATGCAGCGTGagtctgggcactgctgggtggtacctgcccccagcacagggggtgGGTTGGTTCCAGAGGTGCCAGAgcagtgtggggctgcaggTCCCATGGGAAGCACAGGGCGAGTGGCCgggagggaggtgggggtgCACCAGCAGGGTGTCCAGGAGCAGGGGGGATGGAACATGCACCTCTCCATGCAGGGGGACTCCGGTGGCCCCCTGAACTGCCAGCGTGATGACGGGATCTGGGAGGTGGAAGGGATTGTGAGCTTTGGCTCCGGGCTGAGCTGcaacatgaaaaagaaaccaacagtTTTCACCCGGGTGTCTGCCTACATCGACTGGGTCAACGAGGTGGGTGCCCCTTCCTCTGCCCCCTCACAGGCGTTGGCCAGGATGCCCCTGTCCTGCCAGGGGTCTCACTGTGAGCCCCCCTGTGTCTTGTCTTTTGCAGAAAATGAGCTCCAACTGAGGACGCAGCGTGTGGAGATACAAGTGTTGAGTCTGATAAAAGCAAAAGTGCTGAACTGGTCTCGTGTGGTTCTTTGGAAGGGTTGTGTTAGAGTTGAAACCTGGGGCTGTGTCTTGTGGTTCTGTGGTTCCACCCCTGTGCTGGAAAGAGTCCCCCTTATGatgcagtggggctgggcagggtccTGGGGAGGCTGAGGTGGGCAGACATCCCACAAGGTGCTCAGGTCAGGGGAGAGCTGTGGCCATCACCAAGCTCAAGGGCTCGGGGCTTGGCCGGTGGTTTGGTGGGAGAGGGCCTGGAGTCTGGTTGGATGGTCCTGGAGGGTCATGGTGAGTTACAGCTGCAACAGGAGTTTGCAATGGAGTGGTACTTACAAACAGAGGTTCACTTaccccagcagtgcaggtgaTGGGCACTGGCAGTTCCCAGCCAAGTTTTCCACCACACCAGGTAGTTTAGtgagattgaaaaaaaaaataaaaggactaAGAAAAGGGTAAATGTATTGAAACTGTAagtttggtgtgcttgtctctagaatgtgttttgtgctggtttcttttggggcttttggtcatcaattaaatacagtcatgcagctaaacattatcaCTGGTAACACAAAATGCACAATAACTGTCACTTGTATTAGCAGATGTTATTTCAAGAGCTGCTGtgagttcttttcttgctgttaagTGTGATCCTCACAGCAGAGTGTTGAAGACTCTTCTAACTTGTGTGCTGTCCAATGTTTGACAGGCAGTGTTGAGTTTGTAAGACTTTGATGTTCTGGGATGCTTATAGTTAATATCTTCATaaagttctccctggctgtaaagtgtggtctcatagcagaggtCTAAGACCCTTCCAACCTATTGTTTGACAGGCAATGGTAGGTTTGTTCATAAGACTTTGATTTTCTGGAGACACTTATAGCTAATAGGGTCCCCCTGGCtcaagtgtggtcctcacaagAGCATTGATGACTCTTCCAatctgtgttctgtccagtgttAGGCAATATTGGGTTCATACAACTTCAATATTCTGAGGgtgcttacagctaataactaTGTATCaatacaggtgggacaagaaatctttgcatttctgtccctcCTTCTCACGTGACAATGAGCAAATGTTTTTATGCTCTTCCCATTTCTCGGGAGCCTTCAGAAGGTGCTAAAATGGCAATCAGGAGATGGAACAGAGAAGGGAATACAGCAAAAGATTTGCTTTTTCCTTGCATTTATTAGAAACATTGATTGCAAAACTCATCCCATTCCACGGGAGGGCCAGACTTTACTTCCATGAATCAGTTACCTCGGGCAGCACAGGACACAAATATCACCATCAGCAAGGAAAAGCACTCTGAGGCCAAGAATGGCCACACGAAGAGCCAGAGGTGCTCCAGAAGCTCCAGGCTGGCATCTATCCCAAAAAAGAGccttcctgctccatcccaagCATTTCCCATGGGCACAGCACAATGTCCACCTCATCTCTACTTCACAGCAAGGACTGTGCTCTTCACAGCAAGGACAAACATCTCAACAGACAGAAAAAGTCCACCGGAAGCATCGACGCCGAGTCACGGCAGGCACAGGTTTCACCTGGCCACAGGGAAGGAACTCTCACACCTGGCAGGGACCTCAGAGCTCACGTGTCAGTCACacatgaagaagaaatttttacGAAGGAAGTTGAAACATCCTGGGATCTGCTTGTAGATCCCCCTGGCCGAGACAGCGTTTGCCACCTGAGAACAGAAGGGGAGTGGCTGGGGAGCAGGAAGCTCAGTAACAGGGGTCAGGAATGGGACTATGGGACATGAGAGCTGCCAGGACTCTTAATATGAGACCTCTTCACTGGCAAAGATGAAGTGAACCCAGGGGAACAATTTTTCAAGAAATCTCAGCGATACCACCCACCACTGCCTCTGGCAGGTGCTTCTTGGCATGAGCCAGAAGCAAATTCTCTTTTCAACCATTTTCTTCCAGACATGCCTGTCACTTCCTTGCACTGAACACCAGCCAGCAGAGAGGGTCTCATGCTACTCCTTTGAAACTGATAGCTGCCATGCCACCACGTGCCAAAGAAGCACAGTGACATCCAGACCCATCCTCCATCCCCAGGACATGCTTGTGACAGCACCCAAGTCCCATCAGCTTGGCCTTTTAAGGATGGGACAAGTTATGCCATTTTTAGGTATTTCCTTGGAAAGATTAAAGCCTCTATTGCCAGGATTACTCCTCACTGGAGAAACCTTGCAGTAATTTTTGGCAGATTGAGGCCAGACActttcttcaaaattaaatcTCTCTGCAGTACCTCCAATATCCTCAATATcctcattctttttttaattgtaggCCTCCACACCCTGACTAATCACATTCCTGACTATTTCCTTCATCACAACcacaaaaagcaggaaaaaaaagacatttaccCGCAGTAACATGTTCTGCAGATGTTCTGAATGGGCATATCTCTCCAGCACAGTGTCCAGTGTCTCCACATACCACGAGCCTGTCGACTCCCTCCAGGAGACAAAACCTTCAGACAAAGAAAGACAATGTTATGCCAAAGCCCATCAGCTGTTCTCATCCTGCTGATTCCTGCTGCCCCAATGGAGCTGGTTGCCCTGAACTGCCCCTGACGTTGGCCATGAAGCTCTGACTTTTTTGGTAATTCCTCAGCAAAGGATTGTCACCTGGAAAAGTTGAGTAGGAGACCAAGATGTCACTGGGTGTGGGCAAACTGGAAATGGCATCTGGCTCATCCACGTTACCCGACAGAGCCCGAAAAGGAGTCGCATCCGATTCCAAAGAAGCTCCAGGAGCTTCATCTTCAGGTGAATCACAATCCACTATGAAGCCTCGATCTTTTTGTTCTGCAAAAAGCAGCAATGAGACAGTTCCTGTGTTCATCTCATCCAGGGGATTCCCAACTGTACATCCAACACTGAGAAaacatggagaaagaaaaggacaaaggTCCTAGAACAAAACAAGGCTTTTTGGCCCGTTGGCTGAGCTGGTCAAGTTCCAACCTCTGATGATTCACACAAAATTCCTCACTCTGTGTTTCCACATCGACCTTCTGGCCcaagagctggagcagcccctcagcacagAGTAAAGAGGAGACAGCTGGAGAGAGAAACAGGTGACAAACAGAAAGGGAACCAAAGCCACAGCCTAACCACACCTCCAAAGCCCAGCACTACCAGAGCCAAGACAAAGATTCACCTCCACCACAGGCCTGGATGAAGAAGAGTTTGGGTTTTCCTCTCAAACTTGGGCAATTGGACCCATTGAAATAGTTCACAATCTTTTCTATGGGAATGCGTTTTCCATCCGTTCCGTAAACGCCTCCGGGAAACCGAATATGGCTCATCTGCAAGAGGAAAATGCAGGAGCTGGTGATGGGgatggtggggccagttccaaGGGGGCTCATTTCCCATGGAGTGTTTTGTGGCCTAAAGG from Pithys albifrons albifrons isolate INPA30051 chromosome 22, PitAlb_v1, whole genome shotgun sequence carries:
- the LOC139681880 gene encoding chymotrypsin-C-like, with product MLGAVCLVLLLGYAYGCGQPAVPPQLGARVVGGEDAVAHSWPWQISLQYKSYGSWHHTCGGTLIAPQWVLTAAHCISSSMTYRVVLGKQDLSVEDEPGSVAVGVEKMIVHEKWNSFLIINDIALIKLEEAVQESDTIRAACLPDADKILPNDYPCYVTGWGRIRTNGPLADVLQQALLPVVDYEICSQRDWWGSNVRTTMVCAGGDGVVSGCNGDSGGPLNCQRDDGIWEVDGIVSFGSGLSCNMKKKPTVFTRVSAYIDWVNEKMSSN
- the LOC139681889 gene encoding chymotrypsin-C-like; amino-acid sequence: MLGAVCLVLLLGYAYGCGQPAVPPQLGARVVGGEDAVAHSWPWQISLQYSRSGSWHHTCGGTLIAPQWVLTAAHCISSSKTYRVVLGKQDLLTDDEPGAVAVGVEKTIVHEKWNSFLVLNDIALVKLEEAVQESDTIRAACLPDADKILPNDYPCYVTGWGRLRTNGPLADVLQQALLPVVDYETCSKWDWWGALVRTTMVCAGGDGVVSGCSGDSGGPLNCQRDDGIWEVEGIVSFGSGLSCNMKKKPTVFTRVSAYIDWVNEKMSSN